GAATTTTTCACTCGCCCAAGCGGACGTATCGGCTAGAATTACCCTTCCATGTCGTTGACCCCGGTCCAGAATTTGCATGTCAGAGAAGTTTCGCGGTTGATCTCGCCGGCGAAACTCAATGCGCTGCACCCTGCGAACGCCTCCCACTACCGGCAGGTCACGGAACACCGCACCGTCCTGCAAAACATCCTTTCAGGCAGGGACAAGCGGATGCTGGTCATCGTCGGCCCCTGTTCCATCCATGACCCCAAGGCCGCCATGGAATATGCCACGAAGCTCAATGTCCTGCGCAAGGAACTCGAATCCAGACTCTATATCGTCATGCGGGTCTATTTTGAAAAACCCCGGACCACCATCGGATGGAAGGGATTGATTTATGATCCCGCCCTGGACGGCAGTGAAGATATCGACTCCGGCCTGCGCATCGCGCGCAAGCTGCTTCTTGAAATCACGGAGCTCGGGCTTCCCGCCTCCACTGAATTTCTGGATCCGATTGTCCCGCAATACATCACAGACCTCATCAGTTGGGCGGCCATTGGCGCGCGCACCACGGAATCCCAAACCCACCGGCAGATGGCCAGCGGATTGAGCATGCCTGTCGGTTACAAGAACAGCACGGATGGGAGCCTGCAAGTCGCCATCGACGCCCTGGGCGCTTCCATGCATCCGCACAGTTTTCTGGGAATCGATGCCGATGGCTTCACCTCGATCATTCGCACCACGGGAAATCCGTGGGGGCACATCGTTTTGCGCGGCGGAAACAAACGCACCAATTACGACGCGGACAGCATCCGCGAAACGCAGGCATTGTTGAAAGCGGCTGGTTTGCCTCCCGTGGTGATGGTCGA
This genomic window from Candidatus Methylacidiphilales bacterium contains:
- a CDS encoding 3-deoxy-7-phosphoheptulonate synthase, with protein sequence MSLTPVQNLHVREVSRLISPAKLNALHPANASHYRQVTEHRTVLQNILSGRDKRMLVIVGPCSIHDPKAAMEYATKLNVLRKELESRLYIVMRVYFEKPRTTIGWKGLIYDPALDGSEDIDSGLRIARKLLLEITELGLPASTEFLDPIVPQYITDLISWAAIGARTTESQTHRQMASGLSMPVGYKNSTDGSLQVAIDALGASMHPHSFLGIDADGFTSIIRTTGNPWGHIVLRGGNKRTNYDADSIRETQALLKAAGLPPVVMVDCSHANSGKVPARQEDVWNSVLQQRAAGNDNLVGMMLESYLEEGSQKIPEDKTKLKYGVSITDPCISWPTTERLLRGGYEMLKPV